A part of Paenibacillus sp. sptzw28 genomic DNA contains:
- a CDS encoding tripartite tricarboxylate transporter substrate binding protein: protein MRHKTIHWKTVLISTVVAVSLTACSSGASTGTNTGAKGTDASASKYPEKPIVMVAPSGAGGGWDKTARSITKVLGETKLVDQTMTVENKPGGGGIVFLAEYVTKDKNNPYKLFVSSPPILINNLKKEGTSPYGYKDTTPLAQLTKDYGAIAVPADSKFNDMKSLVEAIKADPTKVTMAGGSAPGSMDHLISILPAFKSGIDPKSVKYVSYDGGGEAIAALLGNNADAIGTDVSSLGSYLKAGKIKILAVTSTERLGGDYKDIPTLKELGIDADFTIWRGVLGPKEMTADQVAYWDAKLKALSENDVWKAELKANDWESEYKNSADFKAFLDSQEKDVQELLTALGMQK, encoded by the coding sequence ATGCGTCATAAAACAATACATTGGAAAACAGTTCTCATCAGCACTGTCGTGGCGGTAAGTCTTACAGCGTGCAGCAGTGGAGCCAGTACTGGAACGAATACGGGAGCCAAAGGCACAGATGCCTCCGCTTCCAAATATCCCGAGAAACCGATCGTTATGGTAGCACCTTCAGGAGCAGGCGGCGGTTGGGACAAAACGGCAAGATCCATAACCAAGGTGCTGGGCGAGACCAAGCTGGTCGACCAGACAATGACGGTTGAGAATAAGCCGGGCGGCGGCGGTATCGTATTCCTGGCGGAGTATGTGACAAAGGATAAGAATAATCCATACAAATTATTTGTCAGCTCCCCGCCTATTCTGATCAATAATCTTAAGAAAGAAGGAACGAGCCCTTACGGTTACAAGGATACGACCCCACTGGCCCAGCTCACCAAAGATTACGGGGCGATCGCCGTACCGGCCGACTCCAAATTCAACGATATGAAATCCCTGGTCGAAGCCATTAAAGCCGACCCGACCAAGGTTACTATGGCGGGCGGCTCGGCGCCGGGTTCCATGGACCATCTGATCAGCATCCTGCCGGCCTTTAAATCGGGAATCGATCCGAAATCGGTTAAATATGTATCCTACGACGGAGGAGGCGAAGCGATCGCCGCTCTGCTCGGTAATAACGCAGATGCGATCGGTACCGACGTATCGTCGCTGGGCTCCTACCTGAAAGCCGGCAAAATCAAGATTCTTGCCGTTACATCGACTGAAAGACTCGGCGGGGATTACAAGGATATCCCGACCTTGAAAGAGCTCGGTATCGACGCGGACTTTACGATTTGGCGCGGCGTGCTCGGTCCCAAAGAAATGACCGCGGATCAAGTCGCTTACTGGGATGCCAAGCTTAAAGCTCTTTCAGAGAATGATGTATGGAAAGCAGAGCTTAAAGCCAACGATTGGGAAAGCGAATATAAAAATTCAGCCGATTTCAAAGCATTCTTGGACAGCCAGGAGAAGGATGTCCAGGAGCTGCTCACCGCACTCGGCATGCAGAAGTAA
- a CDS encoding sensor histidine kinase: MRLQTRLILLIGSLLFIIIIVQAFAFERMIESTLKEHIGSSALKIAKTVASMQTIRDAFADKDPSKIIQPIVEKIRMETDAEFIVVGNRNGIRYSHPVPEQIGKEMVGGDNGPVLKGEPIISEALGSLGLSLRGKAPVFDADNKVIGVVSVGFLVKDINDRAIIYRNNIIVLAILILLLGCVGAIWIASGVKRSIFGLEPREIGQLYQEKRAILESIHEGIIAINKDGLITLANPTALKLLDSDEEAEISGRHILDALPESRLLEVMKSGTAEFDKEMTINGNMVVVNRLPVVNHQHEVIGAVSSFRNKSELLRLTEELTQVKRYAEALRSQTHEYSNKLYTIYGLIQLESYQEAMHLITHETNVHQNLIQFLLKEVPDPTLAGILIGKFNRANELKVELEIDKDSSFQDIPDSVSRSYLVTIIGNLIDNSLEAVIAAGHDEKKVKIFLTDLGDDLIIEVEDNGIGIPQEAAGRLFELGFSTKGEANRGYGLALVQQAAAQLKGNITFGALPQGGTIFTVAIPKERSKV, from the coding sequence ATGCGGTTACAGACCAGACTGATCCTGCTGATTGGTTCGCTGTTGTTTATTATCATTATTGTTCAGGCGTTTGCTTTCGAGAGGATGATCGAGAGTACCCTCAAAGAGCATATCGGTTCTTCAGCGCTCAAGATCGCGAAAACCGTAGCCTCCATGCAGACAATCAGAGATGCCTTCGCAGATAAGGACCCTTCGAAAATTATTCAGCCGATAGTGGAAAAGATACGTATGGAGACGGATGCCGAATTCATCGTGGTCGGCAACCGCAATGGAATCCGTTACTCTCATCCGGTACCGGAGCAGATCGGTAAGGAAATGGTGGGCGGCGATAATGGGCCGGTGTTAAAGGGCGAGCCGATTATATCGGAAGCGTTAGGCAGCCTAGGGCTTTCCTTGCGGGGCAAGGCGCCGGTCTTTGACGCTGATAATAAAGTCATAGGTGTTGTATCGGTTGGTTTTCTGGTGAAGGATATTAATGACAGAGCTATTATTTACCGCAATAACATTATCGTTCTCGCCATATTGATTCTGCTGCTCGGATGCGTGGGAGCGATCTGGATCGCGAGCGGCGTTAAACGGTCCATATTCGGACTGGAGCCCAGGGAAATCGGCCAGCTGTATCAAGAGAAGAGGGCTATTCTCGAATCGATCCATGAAGGAATTATCGCAATCAATAAGGATGGGTTGATTACGCTGGCAAATCCAACGGCATTGAAGCTGCTTGATTCGGATGAGGAAGCGGAAATTTCGGGGAGACATATTTTAGATGCGCTTCCGGAGTCCCGTCTGCTCGAAGTCATGAAGAGCGGCACTGCAGAATTTGACAAGGAAATGACGATAAACGGGAATATGGTTGTCGTTAACCGGCTGCCGGTTGTGAATCATCAGCATGAGGTTATCGGGGCGGTGTCCAGCTTTCGCAACAAGTCAGAGCTGCTCCGGTTGACGGAAGAATTGACCCAGGTGAAGCGTTACGCAGAGGCGCTGCGCTCGCAGACCCACGAATATTCGAACAAGCTGTATACGATATACGGCCTCATTCAATTGGAATCGTATCAAGAAGCGATGCACCTGATTACGCATGAAACGAACGTTCATCAGAACCTCATTCAGTTTCTGCTGAAGGAGGTTCCCGATCCGACGCTTGCGGGCATTCTGATCGGCAAGTTCAACCGCGCCAATGAGCTTAAGGTGGAGCTTGAAATCGACAAGGATAGCTCGTTTCAAGATATACCCGATTCGGTAAGCCGCAGCTACCTGGTCACCATTATCGGCAACCTGATCGACAATTCACTGGAGGCTGTCATCGCTGCCGGCCATGATGAGAAGAAGGTGAAGATATTCTTGACTGACCTGGGAGACGATTTGATTATAGAGGTAGAAGATAACGGGATCGGTATACCCCAGGAAGCTGCGGGGAGGCTATTCGAGCTCGGTTTCTCCACGAAGGGCGAGGCGAATCGGGGGTACGGCCTTGCATTGGTGCAGCAGGCAGCAGCGCAGCTGAAAGGCAACATCACATTCGGAGCCCTTCCGCAGGGAGGTACGATCTTCACGGTGGCCATTCCGAAGGAAAGGAGCAAGGTATGA
- a CDS encoding response regulator — translation MIRVLVIEDDVRIAQINRRFVEKVDGFEVVGIATNGQEAHEHLEILTPDLVLLDLHFPDMNGLDLLKHIHQNHPQTDVIIITAAKEFDAVKAAIRGGVYDFMIKPVVFERFQEKLASYQKYRQKMNQLEGGGKQVDQEGIDQLLWGMSKAGDRDSYLPKGIDKLTLEKITSFIHQGKEELTAEELGRRVGVSRTTARRYLEYFVSKGELVADISYGTVGRPERVYKSTR, via the coding sequence ATGATCCGGGTGCTGGTTATTGAGGATGATGTTCGAATTGCACAGATTAACCGCCGGTTTGTAGAGAAGGTGGACGGGTTTGAAGTGGTTGGAATTGCCACGAACGGGCAGGAGGCGCATGAGCATCTGGAGATTTTGACGCCGGACTTGGTGCTGCTGGATTTGCATTTTCCGGATATGAACGGACTTGATCTCCTGAAGCATATTCATCAGAACCATCCGCAGACGGATGTGATCATTATTACCGCGGCCAAGGAATTCGATGCCGTAAAGGCGGCTATTCGCGGCGGGGTGTATGATTTTATGATTAAGCCGGTAGTCTTCGAAAGATTTCAGGAGAAGCTGGCTTCTTACCAGAAATACCGGCAGAAGATGAATCAGCTGGAGGGTGGCGGCAAGCAGGTAGACCAGGAAGGGATCGACCAGCTTCTGTGGGGAATGAGTAAGGCAGGAGACAGGGATTCTTATCTCCCTAAGGGAATTGACAAGCTTACATTGGAGAAGATTACTTCTTTCATTCATCAGGGAAAGGAAGAATTGACTGCGGAGGAGCTGGGGCGAAGGGTCGGAGTGAGCCGTACGACCGCCAGGCGGTATCTGGAGTATTTCGTATCCAAAGGCGAACTCGTCGCCGATATTTCCTATGGCACGGTTGGAAGACCGGAGAGGGTGTATAAAAGCACCCGGTAA
- a CDS encoding spore germination protein produces the protein MKKWMRSSRSHKPTQELNPVSEPKMVMNDKLDANREQLEKTFENCSDIALQSLVLFGKQTLMVYVDGMVDKMLLEHELLQTVRDNESKCEAKSLLSLAEQLRHTLRVGQIRTADTFDALVKGVLDGGVAIVLDGEPSVLIVGLERLPSRSVEEPEAEPLIRGPREGFIEQVQTNIILLRKRLKTPRFKIESFTVGELTQTKVAVVYIDGIATDSVVQEVRERITQIEIDGVIESNYIEEFIEDMPFSPFPQVHTTERPDIVAANLLEGKIAILVDGSPAALIVPITFWNLLLSAEDYYERFLIPTFIRYIRFGFILISLFLPSLYVAVAAFHPEMIPTNLLLSIAGAREASPFPALAEALLMEITFEGLREAGVRLPRQVGSAVSIVGGLVIGQAAVQAGIVSAPMVIVVSITAIANFTIPRFNFAFSTRLLRFPLILLAGTLGLYGIGLGFVCILIHLNSLRSFGIPYFEPVAPLSIGGLKDILFRAPHWAMKLRPRLTGYNEPLRVPSGQRPGPNQSHETDKKEGQ, from the coding sequence ATGAAGAAATGGATGAGATCGTCCCGCAGTCATAAGCCAACTCAGGAGTTGAATCCCGTGTCCGAGCCGAAAATGGTCATGAATGATAAATTAGACGCCAACCGGGAACAATTGGAAAAGACGTTCGAGAATTGTTCGGATATCGCACTTCAATCATTGGTTCTATTTGGAAAACAAACATTGATGGTGTATGTAGACGGAATGGTTGATAAGATGCTTCTCGAACATGAATTATTGCAAACGGTGCGGGACAACGAAAGTAAATGCGAAGCTAAATCGCTTTTGAGCTTGGCCGAACAATTGAGGCATACGCTGAGAGTAGGGCAAATCCGTACGGCAGACACGTTCGATGCTCTTGTTAAAGGTGTGCTTGACGGGGGTGTGGCAATTGTTCTCGACGGTGAGCCCAGTGTATTGATCGTCGGCTTGGAGCGTCTTCCATCGCGTAGTGTGGAGGAGCCGGAGGCAGAACCGCTTATTCGAGGACCGCGTGAAGGATTTATTGAACAGGTCCAAACCAATATAATTTTGCTTCGCAAACGTTTGAAGACACCGCGTTTCAAGATTGAGTCGTTTACAGTCGGAGAACTTACACAGACGAAGGTGGCAGTCGTTTACATCGATGGGATTGCGACGGATTCCGTCGTTCAGGAAGTACGTGAGCGCATAACGCAAATCGAGATCGACGGGGTGATCGAGTCCAATTATATCGAAGAATTCATTGAAGATATGCCCTTCTCTCCGTTTCCGCAAGTGCATACCACAGAGCGACCGGATATTGTTGCGGCTAATTTGCTCGAAGGCAAGATAGCAATTCTGGTTGACGGCTCGCCAGCCGCGCTCATTGTGCCGATCACATTCTGGAACTTGCTGCTAAGTGCAGAAGATTACTACGAACGGTTCTTAATTCCGACATTCATTCGTTATATACGTTTTGGGTTTATCTTAATTTCTCTTTTTCTTCCTTCGCTATATGTGGCGGTTGCAGCATTTCATCCGGAGATGATCCCTACGAATCTGCTGTTAAGTATTGCGGGAGCTCGTGAAGCGAGTCCATTCCCGGCACTTGCAGAAGCGCTATTAATGGAAATAACGTTCGAGGGACTGCGTGAAGCGGGCGTTCGTTTGCCGAGGCAGGTTGGTTCTGCTGTCAGTATTGTAGGGGGTCTTGTAATCGGACAGGCGGCGGTGCAAGCAGGTATCGTTTCCGCACCGATGGTTATCGTCGTCTCGATTACGGCCATTGCCAATTTTACCATACCCCGGTTTAATTTTGCTTTCAGCACCCGCCTTCTGCGCTTTCCGCTCATTCTGCTGGCAGGGACGCTCGGTCTTTACGGCATTGGGCTGGGATTTGTTTGTATACTGATTCACTTAAATTCATTACGATCGTTTGGAATTCCATATTTTGAACCGGTCGCGCCGCTGTCTATAGGCGGATTGAAAGATATTCTGTTCCGTGCGCCGCACTGGGCAATGAAACTGCGACCTCGGCTGACAGGCTATAACGAGCCTCTACGCGTTCCTTCGGGTCAACGACCAGGTCCAAATCAAAGCCATGAGACGGATAAGAAGGAAGGTCAATAA
- a CDS encoding Ger(x)C family spore germination protein, which yields MRRGIISALLIVLAMVCAGCKDRMEINDIAMVMATSIDLKDDGSYVGMIQVAVPARQIGNVSQGRNNYFIEAGTGKNAQEIMEQLQGKLSRRLFISHRRVLLIGEKLARKGIKEILDHFSRNPKTRLRTFVLIVKEQEGRDAIKVDYPLEFFPTEAVREMEILLGRTAVTIRDLLNTASGEGIEPVMGAIELVPGQQIGSEKSKNKLTFKLNHSAIFKNLKLVGYLNNFDSQLMLWVTGKLKRGVMTLQLPEHKGNVGVILHSTSREIVPKVKGGKVSFTVHLKGTGTLEENNTQLDFSNPNYYHLVEDTLKRVVRKDTQKMIANVQKKYAADIFGFGDQLHKKNNKEWQKLKLKWDKKFVKAVVTVDVDFVLTRAGMSGPPVHLRELEIVK from the coding sequence ATGCGCAGAGGGATAATCAGTGCTTTGCTTATTGTATTGGCGATGGTATGCGCAGGCTGCAAGGATCGTATGGAGATCAACGATATTGCGATGGTGATGGCTACTTCCATCGATCTAAAGGATGATGGCAGTTATGTGGGCATGATTCAAGTCGCTGTGCCTGCTCGCCAGATCGGAAATGTTTCGCAAGGTCGCAATAATTATTTCATTGAAGCGGGAACAGGTAAAAACGCTCAGGAAATCATGGAGCAATTGCAGGGTAAACTATCCAGAAGGTTGTTCATCTCCCACCGACGCGTATTGTTGATCGGAGAGAAGCTCGCAAGGAAAGGGATCAAAGAAATCCTGGATCACTTTTCTCGGAACCCAAAAACACGGCTCCGTACTTTTGTACTCATTGTCAAAGAGCAGGAGGGGAGAGATGCGATTAAGGTTGATTACCCGCTGGAGTTCTTCCCAACTGAAGCGGTGCGTGAGATGGAAATTCTTCTCGGGCGTACGGCTGTCACAATACGCGATCTGCTGAACACAGCTTCCGGAGAAGGCATCGAACCGGTCATGGGGGCGATCGAGTTGGTACCGGGTCAGCAAATAGGCAGCGAAAAAAGTAAAAACAAGCTTACGTTTAAATTAAATCATTCTGCGATATTTAAAAATTTGAAACTTGTGGGCTATCTAAATAATTTTGATTCCCAGCTTATGCTATGGGTAACGGGAAAATTGAAAAGAGGTGTAATGACCCTGCAGCTGCCGGAACACAAAGGTAACGTCGGTGTAATATTGCACAGCACCAGTCGGGAGATAGTACCGAAGGTTAAAGGAGGTAAGGTAAGCTTCACCGTTCATTTAAAAGGAACAGGAACGTTGGAAGAGAACAATACTCAACTTGATTTCTCGAATCCGAATTATTATCACTTGGTGGAAGATACGTTAAAGAGGGTGGTTCGCAAGGATACACAGAAGATGATTGCGAATGTGCAGAAGAAATACGCAGCCGATATTTTCGGGTTCGGTGACCAGCTTCATAAGAAGAACAATAAAGAGTGGCAAAAACTCAAGCTGAAGTGGGACAAGAAATTCGTGAAAGCTGTCGTTACAGTCGATGTGGATTTTGTTTTAACACGTGCAGGCATGTCTGGCCCACCGGTGCATTTGAGGGAGCTGGAGATAGTCAAATGA